One Amaranthus tricolor cultivar Red isolate AtriRed21 chromosome 1, ASM2621246v1, whole genome shotgun sequence DNA window includes the following coding sequences:
- the LOC130797627 gene encoding uncharacterized protein LOC130797627 isoform X1, producing MDSAILKEWFDRVDSAHTGNITAPQLKSALAVGNLDLPLSVVQQMIRMYDFDRNGTMSFEEFVALNQFLLRVQQAFSDFERGRGFLVRDEVYEALVKLGFSLDSPAFYTACESFDEKKDGKFRLDAFISLSIFLQSARNLFNSFDTTKQGRVTLDLNQFIYCTANCRI from the exons ATGGACTCAGCGATTCTGAAGGAGTGGTTCGACCGAGTTGACTCAGCTCATACCGGCAACATTACTGCACCACAACTAAAG AGTGCCCTTGCTGTTGGAAACCTTGATCTCCCACTTTCTGTTGTTCAGCAAATGATcag GATGTATGATTTTGATAGGAATGGAACAATGAGTTTTGAAG AATTTGTTGCTCTCAATCAATTTCTTTTAAGG GTTCAACAAGCTTTTTCAGACTTTGAAAG GGGCCGTGGATTTCTCGTCCGTGACGAGGTTTATGAG GCACTAGTGAAACTTGGTTTCTCACTTGATTCACCTGCCTTTTACACAGCATGTGAG AGCTTTGATGAAAAGAAAGATGGGAAATTTCGTTTGGATGCTTTCATATCACTGAGCATATTTCTACAATCTGCTCG CAATCTTTTTAACTCCTTCGATACAACAAAGCAAGGCAGAGTGACTCTTGATCTGAACCAATTTATTTACTGCA CTGCAAATTGTAGAATATGA
- the LOC130797627 gene encoding uncharacterized protein LOC130797627 isoform X2, translated as MDSAILKEWFDRVDSAHTGNITAPQLKSALAVGNLDLPLSVVQQMIRMYDFDRNGTMSFEEFVALNQFLLRVQQAFSDFERGRGFLVRDEVYEALVKLGFSLDSPAFYTACESFDEKKDGKFRLDAFISLSIFLQSARNLFNSFDTTKQGRVTLDLNQFIYCSSL; from the exons ATGGACTCAGCGATTCTGAAGGAGTGGTTCGACCGAGTTGACTCAGCTCATACCGGCAACATTACTGCACCACAACTAAAG AGTGCCCTTGCTGTTGGAAACCTTGATCTCCCACTTTCTGTTGTTCAGCAAATGATcag GATGTATGATTTTGATAGGAATGGAACAATGAGTTTTGAAG AATTTGTTGCTCTCAATCAATTTCTTTTAAGG GTTCAACAAGCTTTTTCAGACTTTGAAAG GGGCCGTGGATTTCTCGTCCGTGACGAGGTTTATGAG GCACTAGTGAAACTTGGTTTCTCACTTGATTCACCTGCCTTTTACACAGCATGTGAG AGCTTTGATGAAAAGAAAGATGGGAAATTTCGTTTGGATGCTTTCATATCACTGAGCATATTTCTACAATCTGCTCG CAATCTTTTTAACTCCTTCGATACAACAAAGCAAGGCAGAGTGACTCTTGATCTGAACCAATTTATTTACTGCA GTTCATTATAG